In Halomarina salina, one DNA window encodes the following:
- a CDS encoding MOSC domain-containing protein, translated as MSDAATPELRRLTTYPVKSLDPQDHDSVAVEHGTLAGDREYAMVAKPPDADHDPTTASVGGQGEYVNGKRTAAVHRLRSSLDREAGVLTLREEGGDETRTFSLDDPDALNDYLSDYFDEPVSVRHEPRGGYPDDREFDGPTLVSTATLREVASWFDMTLDSARRRFRANLEVGGVPAFWEDRLFADHGEAVAFRIGDVELLGCNPCRRCVVPSRDPDTGEETPGFRETFLRERERTLPEWVDSDRFEGNFRLMVNTRISESEWGQRLSVGDGVELLGTRQL; from the coding sequence ATGAGCGACGCCGCCACGCCCGAACTCCGTCGGCTGACGACGTATCCGGTGAAGTCACTCGACCCGCAGGATCACGACTCGGTCGCCGTCGAGCACGGCACGCTCGCGGGCGACCGGGAGTACGCGATGGTCGCCAAACCCCCGGACGCGGACCACGACCCGACCACGGCGTCGGTCGGTGGGCAGGGAGAGTACGTCAACGGCAAGCGGACGGCCGCGGTCCACCGCTTGCGCTCGTCGCTCGACCGCGAGGCGGGCGTCCTGACGCTCCGCGAGGAGGGAGGCGACGAGACACGGACGTTCTCCCTCGACGACCCGGACGCGCTGAACGACTATCTCAGCGACTACTTCGACGAACCGGTGAGCGTCCGCCACGAGCCGCGCGGCGGCTACCCCGACGACCGGGAGTTCGACGGACCGACGCTCGTCTCGACGGCGACGCTCCGCGAGGTGGCGTCGTGGTTCGACATGACGCTGGACAGCGCTCGACGGCGGTTCCGCGCGAACCTCGAGGTCGGCGGCGTCCCGGCGTTCTGGGAGGACCGCCTCTTCGCCGACCACGGCGAGGCCGTCGCGTTCCGGATCGGCGACGTGGAACTGCTCGGCTGTAACCCCTGTCGGCGCTGCGTCGTCCCGTCGCGCGACCCCGACACCGGCGAGGAGACGCCGGGGTTCCGCGAGACGTTCCTCCGCGAACGCGAGCGGACGCTCCCCGAGTGGGTCGACAGCGACCGCTTCGAGGGGAACTTTCGGCTGATGGTCAACACACGAATCTCCGAGAGCGAGTGGGGCCAGCGACTCTCGGTCGGCGACGGGGTGGAACTGCTCGGAACGCGTCAGCTCTGA
- a CDS encoding DUF3006 domain-containing protein, which produces MLSIRHALCVLLVCTLVSPLGQPRSTAVVDRFEGDRAVLATDGDETVVLARERLPREGRHVDAVFRLSLAHGAVTSLTYDAVATRYRGSRARSRFDRLSRPLGSRYGTGGNQS; this is translated from the coding sequence GTGCTCTCTATCCGCCACGCGCTCTGCGTCCTCCTCGTCTGTACGCTCGTCTCACCGCTCGGTCAGCCCCGCTCGACGGCCGTCGTCGACCGGTTCGAGGGCGACCGGGCGGTGCTCGCCACCGACGGCGACGAGACGGTCGTCCTCGCTCGCGAACGACTCCCCCGAGAGGGGCGTCACGTCGACGCGGTGTTCCGGCTCTCGCTCGCCCACGGGGCCGTCACCTCGCTGACGTACGACGCCGTCGCGACGCGGTATCGAGGCAGTAGAGCACGGTCTCGCTTCGACCGACTCTCGCGACCGCTCGGGAGTCGATACGGGACCGGCGGGAATCAGAGCTGA
- a CDS encoding VOC family protein codes for MTPDWRRIDHVQLCITPGSEALAREFYGDVLGFDEVEKPDSLADSGSIWFRAGDIELHLGIDEADAGTSTRHPAFEVGDLDTTRTYLEAYGVETLDETPIPGRERCTFRDPFGNRIELLELE; via the coding sequence ATGACACCCGACTGGCGACGAATCGACCACGTCCAACTCTGTATCACGCCGGGGAGCGAGGCGCTGGCCCGCGAGTTCTACGGCGACGTGCTCGGGTTCGACGAGGTGGAGAAACCCGACTCGCTCGCGGACAGCGGGAGCATCTGGTTCCGTGCGGGCGACATCGAACTGCACCTCGGTATCGACGAGGCGGACGCCGGGACCTCGACACGTCACCCCGCGTTCGAGGTCGGTGACCTCGATACGACTCGCACGTATCTCGAAGCCTACGGCGTCGAGACACTGGACGAGACACCCATCCCCGGCCGCGAACGGTGCACGTTCCGTGACCCGTTCGGCAACCGCATCGAACTGCTCGAACTGGAGTGA
- a CDS encoding DUF63 family protein has translation MSLQDRASTLSPARAWLAAFAAALAVLVGGSLVLRDLVYDRFVWQYFWGPVYADAHNAACAVKQGGTTQLLGSDSCASLPADAVVARPGYTVVSEIGYAVTLVFMLAGVLFLLRELELGTEKEFFFALIPFMFFGGALRVVEDANNVAATTAGVEQAITYPLNALIISPIIYFVVFAITLATLVAAVLLDRRGVVNDYVPVVFGAGAVYLLVTVAYIYFVVTTRLAGQPGTDAGFYPQVTVAVMVLSTLISLAVFGALRWTSPAVVAGTGLIGLVVLFGHTLDGVANVLAADWWQVLGLPFQYYPKHPVNAFIINFTEANLSGNVSETLGTAWPFLLVKIVAAIAVIWLFDEQIFEESPRYAILLLVAILAVGLGPGTRDMLRATFAI, from the coding sequence ATGAGTCTCCAAGACCGCGCGTCGACGCTCAGCCCGGCGCGCGCGTGGCTGGCGGCGTTCGCCGCGGCGCTGGCCGTCCTCGTCGGTGGGTCGCTGGTCCTCCGAGACCTCGTCTACGACCGGTTCGTCTGGCAGTACTTCTGGGGTCCCGTCTACGCGGACGCCCACAACGCCGCCTGCGCGGTGAAACAGGGCGGCACGACGCAGTTGCTCGGTAGCGACTCCTGCGCCTCGCTCCCGGCCGACGCCGTCGTCGCGCGCCCCGGCTACACCGTCGTCTCCGAGATCGGCTACGCCGTCACGCTCGTCTTCATGCTGGCCGGCGTGCTGTTCTTGCTCCGGGAACTCGAACTCGGGACGGAGAAGGAGTTCTTCTTCGCACTGATCCCGTTCATGTTCTTCGGGGGTGCGCTCCGCGTCGTCGAGGACGCCAACAACGTCGCCGCGACCACGGCGGGCGTCGAGCAGGCCATCACCTACCCGCTGAACGCGCTCATCATCAGCCCGATCATCTACTTCGTCGTCTTCGCCATCACGCTCGCGACGCTCGTCGCCGCGGTCCTCCTCGACCGACGCGGGGTCGTTAACGACTACGTCCCGGTCGTGTTCGGCGCGGGCGCGGTCTACCTGCTGGTCACGGTGGCGTACATCTACTTCGTGGTCACCACCCGACTCGCCGGACAGCCCGGTACCGACGCCGGGTTCTACCCGCAGGTGACCGTCGCGGTTATGGTGCTCTCCACGCTCATCTCCCTCGCCGTGTTCGGTGCGCTCCGATGGACCAGCCCCGCCGTCGTCGCCGGAACGGGCCTCATCGGCCTCGTCGTCCTGTTCGGCCACACGCTCGACGGCGTCGCGAACGTCCTCGCCGCCGACTGGTGGCAGGTGCTCGGTCTCCCGTTCCAGTACTACCCGAAACACCCTGTCAACGCGTTCATCATCAACTTCACCGAGGCGAACCTCTCGGGGAACGTCAGCGAGACGCTCGGGACTGCGTGGCCGTTCCTGCTCGTGAAGATCGTCGCGGCCATCGCCGTCATCTGGCTGTTCGACGAGCAGATATTCGAGGAGAGTCCCCGTTACGCCATCCTCCTGCTCGTCGCCATCCTCGCGGTCGGACTCGGCCCCGGCACCCGCGACATGCTGCGCGCGACGTTCGCCATCTAG
- a CDS encoding lamin tail domain-containing protein, which yields MSSVLRVALCCLAVVLAGCAGVGVAPTETPGSADGSGTAGGGDTTTLAPVDGDSNGTLTVHFLNVGQGDATLLVSPSGETMLVDTGDYQDDGEHVVDYLRSNGIDRVDHLVTTHADADHVGGHPAVIEYLETEGEGVGAVYDPGIAASTRTYEEYLDAVERYDVPLYEVRAGDDLPFSGVAAAVLGPPEGYLADGDRNENSVVLRVGHGDTAFLLTGDAGSTAEGWLVDRYGDRLDATVLKVGHHGSASSTSAAFLAAVSPSVAVVSSAYDSEYGHPHEEVLGRLADRSIPTFWTGTHGDVVVRSDGQRVTVATQQAAPTDADDLRSGDATDPDASGDVESRLTVGGSGTGAVTSSGTTVAADGGTQEGPASSAGDLRLVEVHADAEGHDGDNLDDEYVVFENAGEGALDLSGWTVRDEAGHEYTFGDVTLEPGERVTLHTGSGSDTESDLYWGSDGPLWNNDGDTVTVETANGVRVLSESYE from the coding sequence ATGAGTTCGGTCCTCCGCGTCGCGCTCTGCTGTCTGGCCGTCGTCCTCGCCGGGTGTGCAGGCGTCGGGGTCGCCCCCACCGAGACGCCCGGAAGCGCGGACGGTAGCGGGACTGCTGGCGGTGGAGACACTACGACGCTCGCACCCGTCGACGGCGACTCGAACGGGACGCTCACGGTCCACTTCCTGAACGTCGGGCAGGGCGACGCGACCCTCCTCGTCTCGCCCAGCGGCGAGACGATGCTCGTCGACACGGGTGACTACCAGGACGACGGAGAACACGTCGTCGACTACCTGCGGAGCAACGGCATCGACCGCGTCGACCACCTCGTGACGACCCACGCCGACGCCGACCACGTCGGGGGCCATCCCGCCGTCATCGAGTACCTGGAGACGGAGGGCGAGGGCGTCGGCGCGGTGTACGACCCCGGTATCGCCGCCAGCACGCGGACCTACGAGGAGTACCTGGACGCAGTCGAGCGCTACGACGTGCCGCTGTACGAGGTCCGGGCGGGCGACGACCTCCCGTTCTCGGGCGTCGCCGCGGCCGTCCTCGGCCCGCCCGAGGGCTACCTCGCCGACGGCGACCGCAACGAGAACAGCGTCGTCCTGCGGGTCGGTCACGGCGACACCGCGTTCCTGCTGACCGGCGACGCGGGGTCGACGGCCGAGGGGTGGCTGGTCGACCGCTACGGCGACCGACTCGACGCGACGGTGCTGAAGGTCGGCCACCACGGCAGTGCCTCGTCGACGAGCGCAGCGTTCCTCGCGGCCGTCTCGCCGTCCGTCGCGGTGGTGTCCAGCGCCTACGACTCGGAGTACGGCCACCCCCACGAGGAGGTGCTCGGTCGACTCGCCGACCGCTCGATACCGACGTTCTGGACCGGCACGCACGGCGACGTCGTCGTCAGGAGCGACGGCCAGCGAGTCACCGTCGCCACGCAACAGGCCGCCCCCACGGACGCCGACGACCTGCGGTCGGGCGACGCGACCGACCCCGACGCGTCGGGAGACGTCGAATCGCGACTGACCGTCGGCGGGTCCGGGACGGGAGCGGTCACCAGCAGCGGGACGACAGTCGCGGCCGACGGCGGGACCCAGGAGGGACCGGCCAGTAGTGCAGGCGACCTCCGCCTCGTCGAGGTCCACGCGGACGCCGAGGGCCACGACGGCGACAACCTCGACGACGAGTACGTCGTCTTCGAGAACGCGGGCGAGGGGGCGCTCGACCTCTCGGGATGGACGGTGCGCGACGAGGCGGGCCACGAGTACACCTTCGGCGACGTGACGCTCGAACCCGGCGAACGCGTCACGCTCCACACCGGGAGCGGGAGCGACACCGAGAGCGACCTCTACTGGGGCAGCGACGGCCCGCTCTGGAACAACGACGGCGACACCGTCACGGTCGAAACGGCCAACGGGGTGCGGGTCCTCTCGGAGTCGTATGAGTGA
- a CDS encoding succinylglutamate desuccinylase/aspartoacylase domain-containing protein: protein MRIEQLGDGEPEIAILAAIHGDEPCGVYAVERLLADAPDVERPVKLIVANERALARGVRYTESDLNRVFPGSPDADTYEERLAAELTDELRGLTTFSMHSTQSYDDPFAVVDEAGPLADAICPYLSVDAVVEAGGFTDGRLVQYADIVEVECGLQGTAKAAENAVTLIYEFLAAVGALPSERGSAREVPVFRLRKLVPKRTAEEYAVFAANFQRVSAGETFAAVDGEKLVADEPFYPVLMSPYGYEEEFGYAGELTGQLGGDPVQRDGATRSYSG, encoded by the coding sequence ATGCGAATCGAGCAGTTGGGTGACGGTGAACCGGAAATCGCGATTCTCGCGGCGATTCACGGCGACGAACCGTGCGGCGTCTACGCCGTCGAGCGCCTCCTCGCCGACGCCCCCGACGTCGAGCGACCGGTCAAACTCATCGTCGCCAACGAGCGGGCGCTGGCCCGCGGGGTCCGCTACACCGAGTCGGACCTCAACCGAGTCTTCCCCGGTAGCCCCGACGCCGACACGTACGAAGAGCGCCTTGCAGCCGAACTGACCGACGAACTCCGGGGACTGACCACGTTCTCGATGCACTCCACGCAGTCGTACGACGACCCGTTCGCGGTCGTCGACGAGGCGGGACCGCTCGCCGACGCCATCTGTCCGTACCTCTCGGTCGACGCCGTCGTCGAGGCGGGCGGGTTCACAGACGGTCGCCTCGTCCAGTACGCGGACATCGTCGAGGTAGAGTGCGGCCTGCAGGGCACAGCGAAGGCCGCCGAGAACGCCGTCACGCTCATCTACGAGTTCCTCGCCGCCGTCGGTGCGCTCCCGAGCGAGCGCGGGTCGGCGAGGGAGGTGCCGGTGTTCCGTCTCCGGAAACTCGTCCCGAAGCGCACCGCCGAGGAGTACGCCGTCTTCGCCGCGAACTTCCAGCGCGTCTCGGCTGGCGAGACGTTCGCGGCCGTCGACGGCGAGAAACTCGTCGCCGACGAACCGTTCTACCCCGTCCTGATGTCGCCGTACGGCTACGAGGAGGAGTTCGGCTACGCGGGCGAACTCACCGGCCAGCTCGGGGGCGACCCGGTCCAGCGCGACGGCGCGACCCGGTCGTACTCCGGATAA
- a CDS encoding cupin domain-containing protein, translating to MSYQTVNYEETESKEGMHFLRDELGCEDHGVTVLDADPGWEGPEHDHADEGHEEVYFLVEGEATVTIDDEEVSLTDGDAVRVPPEATRQITNGDTESQFVLTGAPE from the coding sequence ATGTCCTACCAGACGGTCAACTACGAGGAGACGGAGTCGAAGGAAGGGATGCACTTCCTGCGGGACGAACTCGGGTGTGAGGACCACGGCGTGACCGTCCTCGACGCCGACCCCGGCTGGGAGGGGCCCGAACACGACCACGCCGACGAGGGCCACGAGGAGGTGTACTTCCTCGTCGAGGGTGAGGCGACGGTGACGATAGACGACGAGGAGGTGTCGCTGACCGACGGCGACGCCGTCCGGGTCCCCCCGGAGGCGACCCGACAGATAACGAACGGGGACACCGAGAGCCAGTTCGTGCTGACCGGCGCGCCCGAGTAA
- a CDS encoding YcaO-like family protein: MTVALVGAGPAADAVAAALEDVETTVERRERVGDCELGVVVGEVGAEAFADARRSGTRWLAVELGGVGGHAVADVEACVAGFSPGTACYDCLRGRVAANLDETDDGTVDPSTARFAGALAGREAVRVLDGTSNVFGGLVEIPYADRRVLPLPHCDCADSPDRRVRRDHVDRPLEASLGRAEMAVDPRVGIVHEVGEVESFPLPYYLSMLCETEGFSDVQAGQQAAGVSPDWNAAYMKAVGEAFERYAAGVFREAEFVRGRASDVENPVPLSSFVLPEGAATEDPIAWVPGEDLRAEESVDLPAPRVQFPLGGAGPTITTGLGLGNSGVEALVAGLTEVIERDAAMLSWYSTFDPLGLSVDEGSDDTDGSDDAGFGTMRRRARSEGLSVTTTLLTQNVDVPVVACAVHRETGWPQFALGTAADLDPVAAAESACAEALQNWTELRRMGRAQATKAGGRIGYFASLPDAARSFTDPETTIPATSVASDVPDAEAELDALLEALGKVDLDTYAARLTTRDLDVLGFEAVRVLVPEAQPLFIDDPYFGDRAESVPASLGFEPRLDREHHPFP; encoded by the coding sequence ATGACTGTCGCACTCGTCGGGGCGGGACCGGCCGCCGACGCGGTCGCCGCCGCGCTGGAGGACGTCGAAACGACGGTAGAACGACGTGAACGGGTCGGGGACTGCGAACTGGGCGTCGTCGTCGGCGAGGTGGGTGCCGAGGCGTTCGCCGACGCGAGGCGGTCCGGGACGCGGTGGCTGGCGGTCGAACTCGGCGGCGTCGGTGGGCACGCCGTCGCTGACGTGGAGGCGTGCGTCGCCGGGTTCTCACCCGGAACGGCCTGCTACGACTGTCTCCGCGGGCGCGTCGCGGCTAACCTCGACGAGACGGACGACGGCACGGTCGACCCCTCGACCGCACGCTTCGCCGGTGCGCTCGCCGGGCGCGAGGCGGTGCGCGTCCTCGACGGCACCTCGAACGTCTTCGGCGGCCTCGTCGAGATACCGTACGCCGACCGGCGGGTGCTCCCGCTCCCGCACTGTGACTGCGCCGACTCCCCGGACCGCCGCGTCCGCCGGGACCACGTGGACCGGCCGCTGGAGGCGTCGCTGGGGCGTGCAGAGATGGCCGTCGACCCGCGCGTGGGTATCGTCCACGAGGTCGGCGAGGTCGAGTCGTTCCCCTTGCCGTACTACCTCTCGATGCTCTGCGAAACCGAGGGGTTCAGCGACGTGCAGGCGGGTCAGCAGGCAGCGGGCGTCTCGCCGGACTGGAACGCCGCCTACATGAAGGCCGTCGGCGAGGCGTTCGAGCGGTACGCCGCGGGCGTGTTCAGGGAGGCCGAGTTCGTCCGCGGGCGAGCGAGCGACGTCGAGAACCCGGTCCCGCTCTCGTCGTTCGTGCTCCCGGAGGGGGCCGCCACGGAGGACCCCATCGCCTGGGTCCCCGGCGAGGACCTGCGCGCCGAGGAGTCGGTCGACCTCCCCGCACCGCGCGTCCAGTTCCCGCTCGGTGGCGCTGGCCCCACCATCACGACCGGTCTGGGACTCGGCAACTCGGGTGTCGAGGCGCTGGTCGCCGGTCTGACGGAGGTCATCGAGCGGGACGCCGCGATGCTCTCGTGGTACTCGACGTTCGACCCGCTCGGCCTCTCCGTCGACGAGGGGAGCGACGATACCGACGGAAGCGACGACGCGGGGTTCGGGACGATGCGTCGTCGCGCCCGCTCCGAAGGGCTGTCGGTGACGACGACGCTACTGACGCAGAACGTCGACGTCCCCGTCGTCGCCTGTGCGGTCCACCGGGAGACGGGGTGGCCGCAGTTCGCCCTCGGTACCGCGGCCGACCTCGACCCGGTCGCAGCGGCCGAGAGCGCCTGCGCCGAGGCCCTCCAGAACTGGACCGAACTGCGCCGGATGGGACGAGCGCAGGCGACGAAGGCGGGGGGACGTATCGGCTACTTCGCGTCGCTGCCGGACGCCGCGCGGTCGTTCACCGACCCCGAGACGACCATCCCGGCGACGAGCGTCGCGAGCGACGTACCCGACGCCGAGGCGGAACTCGACGCGTTGCTGGAGGCGCTGGGAAAGGTGGACCTCGACACCTACGCCGCCCGCCTGACGACCCGCGACCTGGACGTGCTGGGCTTCGAGGCGGTCCGGGTGCTGGTCCCAGAAGCACAGCCGCTGTTCATCGACGACCCGTACTTCGGCGACCGGGCGGAGTCGGTGCCCGCGTCGCTGGGCTTCGAGCCGCGACTCGACCGCGAACATCACCCGTTCCCGTGA
- a CDS encoding UPF0179 family protein: MAKVTLIGPRLAETGTEFVFEGESTLCEGCPYRGQCLNLTEGVRYRVTGVRDSGLLDCAVHDQGVTAVEVEPATVRANVASTGAYAGSSATLEGPCPYTECPSHEFCEPLGVDFDESRKIREVEGDPPHDYCALDRDLTLVEFEPSET, encoded by the coding sequence ATGGCCAAAGTCACCCTCATCGGTCCTCGCCTCGCGGAGACGGGTACGGAGTTCGTCTTCGAGGGCGAGTCGACGCTGTGCGAGGGCTGTCCGTACCGCGGGCAGTGTCTCAACCTGACGGAGGGCGTCCGCTACCGCGTGACGGGCGTCCGCGACTCGGGACTGCTCGACTGCGCAGTCCACGACCAGGGCGTCACCGCGGTGGAGGTCGAACCCGCCACCGTCCGCGCGAACGTCGCCTCGACCGGCGCGTACGCCGGGTCCAGCGCGACGCTCGAAGGTCCCTGTCCGTACACCGAGTGCCCGAGCCACGAGTTCTGCGAACCCCTCGGCGTCGACTTCGACGAGTCCCGGAAAATTCGCGAGGTGGAGGGCGACCCGCCCCACGACTACTGCGCGCTCGACCGGGACCTGACGCTCGTGGAGTTCGAACCGAGCGAGACCTGA
- a CDS encoding DUF3006 domain-containing protein: MSDESRGSDGPADGDYVAVLDRFEGDLAVLLLEADEETVGDVSISVERLPEAAHHTDAVLHVTVEDGDLVDARYDEDETEARADRVQSRFDRLSRRLGDGDDEHREDDASR, encoded by the coding sequence ATGAGTGACGAGTCACGCGGGTCGGACGGCCCCGCCGACGGCGACTATGTCGCCGTCCTCGACCGGTTCGAGGGTGATCTGGCGGTGTTGCTGCTCGAAGCCGACGAGGAGACCGTGGGTGACGTCTCGATATCGGTCGAGCGTCTGCCGGAGGCTGCACACCACACCGACGCGGTGCTCCACGTGACCGTCGAGGACGGGGACCTCGTCGACGCCCGCTACGACGAGGACGAGACGGAGGCGCGTGCCGACCGCGTGCAGTCGCGGTTCGACCGCCTCTCGCGACGGCTGGGCGACGGTGACGACGAGCACCGCGAGGACGACGCCAGCCGGTAG
- a CDS encoding DUF5820 family protein — translation MTGGGEADESGGETVVDPDTLAEGWRVWSDADNRLVLAYRPDVFDGSEYPAPCLPTIYVTHGRRSKRPGTPRNPAPGDPWVVTLFLEPEVSRDPAHFDERGAAIEAALDVAEQFTSGEIDYRDLYQVPREEYFDALDELTGREA, via the coding sequence ATGACTGGCGGGGGGGAGGCTGACGAGAGTGGGGGAGAGACGGTCGTCGACCCCGACACACTGGCCGAGGGATGGCGCGTCTGGAGCGACGCCGACAACCGACTCGTCCTCGCCTACCGACCGGACGTGTTCGACGGGAGCGAGTACCCCGCCCCGTGCCTCCCGACCATCTACGTCACCCACGGCCGCCGGAGCAAGCGCCCTGGGACGCCCCGCAACCCCGCGCCGGGCGACCCGTGGGTCGTCACGCTGTTCCTCGAACCGGAGGTGTCGCGCGACCCGGCGCACTTCGACGAGCGAGGGGCGGCTATCGAGGCGGCACTCGACGTGGCCGAGCAGTTCACGAGCGGCGAGATCGACTACCGTGACCTCTACCAGGTCCCCCGCGAGGAGTACTTCGACGCGCTCGACGAGTTGACGGGACGGGAGGCTTAA
- a CDS encoding inositol monophosphatase family protein, with the protein MDDTSLRLAVAERAAHAGAAVAADGFRDDIDVETKDGKTDVVTEADRQAQRRVVEVIRESFPDDAVVGEEEDELKEVPDDGPAWVVDPIDGTNNFVRDLRVWATSVAAVVDGEAVAAVNVLPALGDTYVASQNGVTWNGHSVSVREVSDPEQCAVAPTIWWDFDARDEYAAACEAVVSRFGDMRRFGCAQATLSMVADGSLDGTLTNLDPNPWDSVAGAFMIAQAGGTVTGLDGDPWRHDSPGLVASSGACHDAVLAAARDVDDREW; encoded by the coding sequence ATGGACGACACCTCCCTCCGTCTCGCCGTCGCCGAGCGTGCGGCCCACGCGGGCGCGGCCGTCGCGGCCGACGGCTTCCGGGACGACATCGACGTGGAGACGAAAGACGGGAAGACGGACGTGGTCACCGAGGCCGACCGCCAGGCGCAGCGACGGGTCGTCGAGGTGATTCGCGAGTCGTTCCCCGACGACGCCGTCGTCGGCGAGGAGGAGGACGAACTGAAGGAGGTCCCCGATGACGGCCCCGCGTGGGTCGTCGACCCCATCGACGGCACGAACAACTTCGTCAGGGACCTGCGCGTCTGGGCGACGAGCGTCGCGGCCGTCGTCGACGGCGAGGCCGTCGCCGCCGTCAACGTCCTCCCGGCGCTCGGCGACACGTACGTCGCGAGCCAGAACGGCGTCACGTGGAACGGCCACTCCGTCTCCGTCCGCGAGGTGTCGGACCCCGAGCAGTGTGCCGTCGCGCCCACCATCTGGTGGGACTTCGACGCCCGCGACGAGTACGCCGCGGCCTGCGAGGCCGTCGTCAGCCGGTTCGGCGACATGCGGCGGTTCGGCTGTGCGCAGGCGACCCTCTCGATGGTCGCCGACGGCAGTCTCGACGGCACGCTGACGAACCTGGACCCGAACCCGTGGGACAGCGTCGCCGGCGCGTTCATGATAGCGCAGGCGGGTGGGACCGTCACCGGACTCGACGGCGACCCGTGGCGACACGACTCGCCCGGCCTCGTCGCCTCCTCCGGCGCGTGTCACGACGCGGTGCTGGCCGCGGCCCGCGACGTCGACGACCGCGAGTGGTGA
- a CDS encoding DUF309 domain-containing protein, whose protein sequence is MDDHTRDPSVGPPTSGTPTGWHPDRDVWEHATLRRATVHGVRLYNAGEFHESHDCFEDEWYNYGRGNTESKFMHGMVQVAAGAYKHFDFEDNDGMRSLFDTALQYFHGVPNDFYGVDLLDVRTVLTNALNDPEVLHGWQIRLDDGTPTAREEDFRYVESLEH, encoded by the coding sequence ATGGACGACCACACCCGCGACCCGTCGGTCGGTCCGCCCACGTCGGGAACGCCGACCGGGTGGCACCCGGACCGGGACGTGTGGGAGCACGCGACCCTCAGACGGGCGACCGTCCACGGCGTCCGCCTCTACAACGCGGGGGAGTTCCACGAGTCACACGACTGTTTCGAGGACGAGTGGTACAACTACGGCCGAGGCAACACCGAGTCGAAGTTCATGCACGGGATGGTGCAGGTCGCCGCAGGCGCGTACAAGCACTTCGACTTCGAGGACAACGACGGGATGCGCTCGCTGTTCGACACCGCGCTCCAGTACTTCCACGGCGTCCCGAACGACTTCTACGGCGTGGACCTGCTCGATGTCCGCACCGTCCTCACGAACGCGCTGAACGACCCCGAGGTCCTGCACGGCTGGCAGATTCGCCTCGACGACGGGACGCCGACCGCTCGCGAGGAGGACTTCCGCTACGTCGAGTCGTTAGAGCACTGA